The Streptomyces sp. Je 1-332 genome has a window encoding:
- the dxs gene encoding 1-deoxy-D-xylulose-5-phosphate synthase: protein MTILESIRGPRDLKALTEDELDELAGEVREFLVHAVARTGGHLGPNLGVVELSLALHRVFESPLDRIVWDTGHQSYVHKLVTGRQDFSKLRGKGGLSGYPSRAESEHDIVENSHASTALGWADGLAKARQVLGERGHVVAVIGDGALTGGMAWEALNNIAAAKDRPLIIVVNDNERSYAPTIGGLANHLATLRTTDSYERVLAWGKEILQRTPVVGHTLYESLHGAKKGFKDAFAPQGMFEDLGLKYVGPIDGHDTGAVESALRRAKRFHGPVIVHCLTEKGRGYEPALADEADRFHTVGVMDPLTCEPLAPSNGPSWTSVFGDEIVRIGAEREDVVAITAAMLGPVGLTKFAQSYPDRVWDVGIAEQHAAVSAAGLATGGLHPVVAVYATFLNRAFDQLLMDVALHECGVTFVLDRAGVTGVDGASHNGMWDMSILQVVPGLRIAAPRDADQLRAQLREAVAVDDAPTLLRFPKESVGPAIPAVDRIGGMDVLSQEPQVADADVLLVAVGVMAPVCLRAAELLRERGLGCTVVDPRWVKPVDAELPALAARHRVVGVVEDNSRASGVGAAIALALGDAEVDVPVRRFGIPEQFLPHAKRAEVLADIGLTPVEIAGRISATLAAKEHGA, encoded by the coding sequence ATGACCATTCTGGAATCCATCCGGGGGCCGCGCGACCTGAAGGCGCTGACCGAGGACGAGCTCGACGAACTGGCCGGGGAAGTCCGGGAGTTCCTGGTGCACGCGGTCGCCAGGACCGGAGGCCACCTCGGGCCCAACCTGGGGGTGGTGGAACTCTCCCTCGCCCTCCACAGGGTCTTCGAGTCGCCGCTCGACCGCATCGTGTGGGACACCGGCCACCAGAGCTACGTACACAAACTCGTGACCGGCCGGCAGGACTTCTCCAAGCTGCGCGGCAAGGGTGGTCTCTCCGGCTATCCCTCGCGGGCGGAGTCCGAGCACGACATCGTCGAGAACAGCCACGCCTCGACGGCGCTCGGCTGGGCCGACGGCCTGGCCAAGGCCCGTCAGGTCCTCGGAGAGCGGGGCCATGTCGTCGCCGTCATCGGGGACGGCGCGCTCACCGGCGGCATGGCGTGGGAGGCACTCAACAACATCGCGGCCGCGAAGGACCGGCCGCTGATCATCGTCGTCAACGACAACGAGCGTTCGTACGCGCCCACCATCGGCGGTCTCGCGAACCACCTGGCCACACTGCGCACCACCGACAGCTACGAACGGGTCCTGGCCTGGGGCAAGGAGATACTCCAGCGCACCCCCGTCGTCGGGCACACGCTGTACGAATCGCTGCACGGCGCGAAGAAGGGCTTCAAGGACGCCTTCGCGCCGCAGGGCATGTTCGAGGACCTGGGCCTCAAGTACGTCGGTCCGATCGACGGGCACGACACCGGGGCCGTCGAGTCGGCACTGCGACGTGCGAAACGCTTCCACGGGCCCGTCATCGTCCACTGCCTCACCGAGAAGGGGCGCGGCTACGAGCCCGCCCTCGCCGACGAGGCGGACCGGTTCCACACGGTCGGCGTGATGGACCCGCTGACCTGCGAGCCGCTCGCACCCTCCAACGGCCCCTCCTGGACCTCGGTGTTCGGCGACGAGATCGTACGCATCGGGGCCGAGCGCGAGGACGTGGTGGCGATCACCGCGGCCATGCTGGGCCCGGTCGGCCTGACGAAGTTCGCCCAGTCCTATCCCGACCGTGTGTGGGACGTCGGGATCGCGGAACAGCACGCCGCGGTGTCGGCGGCCGGGCTCGCGACCGGCGGCCTGCACCCCGTCGTCGCCGTCTACGCCACCTTCCTCAACCGCGCCTTCGACCAGCTCCTGATGGATGTCGCGCTGCACGAGTGCGGCGTCACCTTCGTCCTGGACCGTGCCGGGGTCACGGGCGTCGACGGCGCCTCGCACAACGGCATGTGGGACATGTCGATCCTCCAGGTCGTTCCGGGGCTGCGGATCGCCGCGCCGCGTGACGCCGACCAACTGCGCGCGCAACTGCGGGAAGCGGTCGCCGTGGACGACGCGCCGACGCTGCTGCGCTTCCCCAAGGAGTCGGTCGGACCTGCGATTCCCGCGGTCGACCGGATCGGGGGCATGGACGTGCTGAGTCAGGAACCCCAAGTCGCCGACGCAGACGTGCTGTTGGTGGCGGTCGGCGTGATGGCGCCCGTCTGTCTGCGGGCCGCGGAGCTGCTGCGGGAGCGGGGACTCGGCTGCACGGTGGTCGACCCGCGCTGGGTCAAGCCGGTCGACGCCGAACTGCCCGCCCTGGCCGCACGGCACCGCGTCGTGGGCGTCGTCGAGGACAACAGCCGCGCGTCCGGGGTCGGCGCGGCGATCGCCCTCGCGCTCGGGGACGCCGAAGTCGACGTACCCGTCCGGCGGTTCGGCATCCCCGAGCAGTTCCTGCCGCACGCCAAGCGGGCCGAGGTGCTCGCCGACATCGGACTCACCCCGGTCGAGATCGCGGGCCGGATCAGCGCCACACTGGCAGCCAAGGAGCACGGAGCATGA
- a CDS encoding aspartate aminotransferase family protein translates to MTKEFDLGRLLAERGAERYELHARHLNHQLPRMLHTIGFDKVYERAEGAYFWDAEGNDYLDMLAGFGVMGLGRHHPVVRKALHDVLDASLADLTRFDCQPLPGLLAEKLLTRSPHLDRVFFGNSGTEAVETALKFARYATGRPRVLYCRHAFHGLTTGSLSVNGESGFRDGFAPLLPDTAVPLGDLDALRKELAKGDVAGLIVEPIQGKGVHEPPPGYLLAAQELLRRHKALLIADEVQTGLGRTGEFYAYQHEEGVEPDLVCVAKALSGGYVPVGATLGKDWIFKKVYSSMDRVLVHSASFGSNAQAMAAGLAVLSVMDDERIVENARVTGELLKSRLATLVDRYELLSEVRGRGLMIGIEFGRPNSLKLRSRWTMLQAARKGLFAQMVVVPLLQKHRILTQVSGDHLEVIKLIPPLTIGEREVDRFVEAFTAVMDEAHSGGGLMWDFGRTLVKQAVANR, encoded by the coding sequence ATGACCAAGGAGTTCGACCTCGGCAGACTCCTCGCCGAGCGGGGCGCCGAGCGCTACGAACTGCACGCGCGGCATCTGAACCACCAGCTGCCGCGCATGCTGCACACCATCGGTTTCGACAAGGTCTACGAACGGGCCGAGGGCGCGTACTTCTGGGACGCGGAAGGCAACGACTACCTCGACATGCTCGCGGGCTTCGGGGTGATGGGCCTCGGCCGCCACCACCCCGTCGTACGCAAGGCGCTGCACGACGTCCTGGACGCCTCGCTCGCGGATCTGACCCGCTTCGACTGTCAGCCGCTGCCCGGCCTGCTCGCCGAGAAGCTGCTGACCAGAAGCCCGCACCTGGACCGGGTGTTCTTCGGCAACAGCGGCACCGAGGCCGTCGAGACCGCGCTGAAGTTCGCGCGGTACGCGACGGGCCGACCGAGGGTGCTGTACTGCCGCCACGCCTTCCACGGCCTGACGACCGGCTCCCTCTCGGTGAACGGCGAGTCGGGCTTCCGGGACGGGTTCGCACCGCTGCTCCCCGACACCGCCGTGCCGCTCGGTGATCTGGACGCCCTGCGCAAGGAGTTGGCGAAGGGGGACGTGGCCGGGCTCATCGTCGAGCCCATCCAGGGCAAGGGCGTGCACGAGCCGCCGCCCGGCTATCTGCTCGCCGCCCAGGAGCTGTTGCGCCGGCACAAGGCGCTGCTCATCGCCGACGAGGTGCAGACGGGCCTCGGCAGGACCGGTGAGTTCTACGCCTATCAGCACGAGGAAGGCGTCGAGCCGGACCTGGTGTGTGTCGCGAAGGCGCTGTCCGGCGGCTATGTGCCGGTGGGTGCGACGCTCGGCAAGGACTGGATCTTCAAGAAGGTCTACTCGTCCATGGACCGGGTGCTCGTGCACTCGGCGAGCTTCGGGTCCAACGCGCAGGCCATGGCGGCCGGGCTCGCCGTCCTCTCCGTCATGGACGACGAGAGGATCGTCGAGAACGCGCGCGTCACCGGCGAACTCCTGAAGTCGCGGCTCGCCACGCTCGTCGACCGCTATGAGCTGCTGAGCGAGGTACGCGGCCGGGGCCTGATGATCGGCATCGAGTTCGGGCGGCCCAACTCACTGAAGCTGCGCAGCCGTTGGACGATGCTCCAGGCGGCACGCAAGGGTCTCTTCGCGCAGATGGTCGTCGTGCCGCTGCTGCAGAAGCACCGCATCCTCACCCAGGTCTCCGGTGACCATCTGGAGGTCATCAAGCTGATCCCGCCGCTGACCATCGGGGAGCGGGAAGTCGACCGGTTCGTGGAGGCCTTCACCGCCGTGATGGACGAGGCACACAGCGGGGGCGGACTGATGTGGGACTTCGGCAGGACGCTGGTCAAGCAGGCGGTGGCGAACCGCTGA
- a CDS encoding XRE family transcriptional regulator, producing MSNAEPEPLDPEAAEALPAVAPQLRELRRRAALTLEAAANAAGLSPAHLSRLETGQRQPSLPLLLALARTYGTTVSELLGETPAGRDAVVRAADMEPTRAGGWTYWQAGAQARGMQALRVHVPHGAQGDIVRVHPGEEWLYVLEGRLRLRLGDTAHTLESGDSAHFDSLTPHRIAAADHAGTDLLFVHTLLQSPATALCLGGTSRNPTMGETR from the coding sequence ATGAGCAACGCCGAGCCCGAACCGCTCGACCCGGAAGCTGCCGAGGCCCTGCCCGCCGTCGCCCCGCAACTGCGCGAGCTGCGGCGCCGCGCCGCGCTGACGCTGGAGGCGGCGGCCAACGCCGCCGGGCTCTCGCCGGCCCACCTCTCCCGTCTGGAGACCGGGCAACGCCAGCCGTCCCTGCCGCTGCTGCTCGCGCTGGCCCGTACCTACGGTACGACGGTCTCGGAGCTGCTCGGCGAGACCCCCGCAGGCCGGGACGCGGTCGTCCGGGCCGCGGACATGGAACCGACGCGCGCGGGCGGCTGGACCTACTGGCAGGCGGGCGCGCAGGCCCGTGGCATGCAGGCGCTGCGGGTGCACGTGCCGCACGGGGCGCAGGGCGACATCGTGCGCGTCCATCCCGGCGAGGAGTGGCTGTACGTTCTTGAGGGGCGCCTGCGACTGCGGCTCGGCGACACCGCCCACACGCTCGAATCCGGGGACAGCGCGCACTTCGACTCGCTGACCCCGCACCGGATCGCCGCCGCGGACCACGCCGGCACCGACCTTCTCTTCGTCCACACCCTGCTGCAGAGTCCCGCCACTGCGCTGTGCCTGGGCGGGACCTCGCGCAACCCCACCATGGGAGAGACGCGATGA
- a CDS encoding DUF6126 family protein, which produces MTESEERRPDSAPAPAPAKKAMSLEEKLPRGLWIRLIVYVAVGHLFAAFVYLLFSLGAQNQ; this is translated from the coding sequence ATGACGGAATCCGAAGAGCGGCGGCCCGACTCCGCTCCCGCTCCCGCTCCCGCGAAGAAGGCGATGTCCCTGGAGGAGAAGCTCCCCCGCGGACTCTGGATCCGGCTGATCGTCTACGTAGCCGTGGGCCACCTCTTCGCGGCCTTCGTCTACCTGTTGTTCTCGCTGGGCGCGCAGAACCAGTAG
- a CDS encoding tyrosine-protein phosphatase, whose product MTQQVPPTELSEPTLSGVRNFRDVGGLPTADGRRVRQGRLFRSGHLAHATAADAAFLATLGLHTIYDFRNGADQRLEGPDVELPGVRNVNLPLTDPAHGAEFWTMVRDGDLDQLREVLADGQAAGRMSDTYREIIRDRTAEHSRVLHEMAADSVPALMHCAAGKDRAGLSIAVTLLAVGVERDAIEADYLESNATHRRYKVRRGDNSPSMSPEVMQLLSPLFEARIEYLTAAFETIEQLWGDTETYLTEGLELAPETRERLREHLLD is encoded by the coding sequence GTGACGCAGCAAGTCCCGCCGACAGAGCTGTCGGAGCCCACGCTGTCCGGAGTCCGCAACTTCCGTGACGTGGGCGGACTTCCGACCGCGGACGGCCGACGGGTCCGGCAGGGCCGGCTCTTTCGCAGCGGTCACCTCGCGCACGCCACGGCGGCCGACGCGGCGTTCCTCGCCACCCTGGGGCTGCACACGATCTACGACTTCCGCAACGGGGCCGACCAGCGTCTCGAGGGCCCGGACGTCGAGCTGCCCGGCGTGCGCAACGTGAACCTGCCGCTGACCGACCCGGCCCACGGCGCCGAGTTCTGGACGATGGTCCGCGACGGCGACCTGGACCAACTGCGCGAGGTGCTCGCCGACGGGCAGGCCGCGGGACGCATGTCCGACACGTACCGCGAGATCATCAGGGACCGCACCGCCGAGCACAGCCGCGTGCTGCACGAGATGGCCGCCGACAGCGTGCCCGCCCTGATGCACTGCGCCGCGGGCAAGGACCGTGCGGGCCTCTCCATAGCCGTCACGCTCCTCGCCGTCGGTGTGGAGCGCGACGCCATCGAGGCGGACTACCTGGAGTCGAACGCCACCCACCGCCGCTACAAGGTCCGCCGCGGCGACAACTCCCCCAGCATGTCCCCCGAGGTCATGCAGCTGCTCAGCCCGCTCTTCGAGGCCCGCATCGAGTATCTGACCGCGGCCTTCGAAACGATCGAGCAGCTCTGGGGCGACACGGAGACCTACCTCACCGAGGGCCTCGAGCTGGCCCCGGAGACCCGCGAGCGGCTGCGCGAGCACCTCCTGGACTGA
- a CDS encoding SGNH/GDSL hydrolase family protein codes for MRAESTTFIPDPFTSYAAVGDSFTEGVGDPGPDGAFVGWADRLAVLLDDRMPEHTFRYANLAVRGKLLDQIVADQVPLAKELAPDFLTFCAGGNDIIRPGTDPDEVAERFERAVADLTSSVGTVMVTTGFDTRTVPVLKHLRGKIATYNGHVRAIADRYGCPVLDLWSLKTIQDRRAWDGDRLHLSAEGHTRVALRAAQVLGLEVPADPDQPWPPEPPRGTLEVRRDDINWAREYLVPWFGRRLRGESSGDHVEAKGSVDPYTVRMHIKAAS; via the coding sequence GTGAGAGCAGAGTCGACAACCTTCATCCCTGACCCATTCACCTCCTACGCAGCAGTCGGCGACAGCTTCACCGAAGGCGTGGGGGACCCCGGCCCCGACGGGGCGTTCGTCGGCTGGGCCGACCGTCTTGCCGTGCTGCTCGACGACCGGATGCCGGAGCACACCTTCCGGTACGCCAACCTCGCCGTGCGCGGCAAGCTGCTCGACCAGATCGTCGCGGACCAGGTGCCCCTCGCCAAGGAACTGGCCCCCGACTTCCTGACGTTCTGCGCGGGCGGCAACGACATCATCCGCCCCGGCACCGATCCGGACGAGGTCGCCGAGCGGTTCGAGCGGGCCGTCGCCGACCTCACGTCGTCGGTCGGTACGGTCATGGTGACCACGGGGTTCGACACCCGCACAGTGCCGGTCCTCAAGCATCTGCGCGGCAAGATCGCCACGTACAACGGCCATGTCCGCGCGATCGCCGACCGGTACGGCTGCCCGGTGCTCGACCTGTGGTCCCTCAAGACCATCCAGGACCGCCGCGCCTGGGACGGCGACCGCCTTCACCTCTCCGCCGAGGGGCACACGCGCGTGGCGCTGCGCGCGGCCCAGGTCCTCGGCCTCGAGGTCCCCGCGGACCCGGACCAGCCGTGGCCGCCGGAGCCGCCCCGCGGGACGCTCGAGGTGCGGCGCGACGACATCAACTGGGCGCGCGAGTACCTGGTGCCGTGGTTCGGGAGGCGCCTGCGGGGAGAGTCGTCGGGGGACCACGTGGAGGCGAAGGGGAGCGTGGACCCGTACACGGTGCGGATGCACATCAAGGCGGCGTCCTGA
- a CDS encoding MBL fold metallo-hydrolase, with protein sequence MSRSLSYGLRSLRTAPFGADPAGERLARIRRSPNFADGSFQNPDGARIRPTGSTLEFAKIYFRKEERIRRGPMGTVPVHATTLADLAKPSASGLRITWMGHSSVLAEIDGRRVLFDPVWGERCSPFSWVGPKRLHPVPVPLAALGPVDVVVISHDHYDHLDMPTIQALAGTDTVFAVPLGVGAHLERWGVPADRLRELDWNEAATVGGLTLTATPARHFCGRGLRNPQHTLWASWVVAGPEHRVYHSGDTGYFSGFREIGAEHGPFDVTMIQIGAYSEFWPDIHMTPEEGVRAHLDLQSGDRQGGRPDGVLLPIHWGTFNLAPHPWSAPGEGTVAAAGRAGAKIALPVPGEPFEPASDAVPAEPWWRGIAIEPEGGWSLPDVTAAAAELSAPAGRAEGTGEPEAARIG encoded by the coding sequence GTGTCCCGTTCGCTGAGCTATGGGCTCCGTTCGCTCAGGACCGCGCCCTTCGGCGCGGATCCGGCCGGTGAGCGGCTCGCGAGGATCCGCCGATCGCCGAACTTCGCTGATGGGTCCTTCCAGAACCCCGACGGCGCGCGGATCCGGCCCACCGGTTCGACACTCGAGTTCGCGAAGATCTACTTCCGTAAGGAGGAGCGGATCCGGCGCGGCCCCATGGGCACCGTCCCGGTGCATGCCACGACCCTCGCCGACCTCGCGAAGCCCTCGGCCAGTGGGCTGCGGATCACCTGGATGGGGCACTCCAGCGTGCTGGCCGAGATCGACGGGCGCCGGGTGCTCTTCGACCCGGTCTGGGGAGAGCGGTGCTCCCCCTTCTCCTGGGTGGGGCCCAAGCGGCTGCACCCCGTGCCGGTGCCGCTCGCGGCGCTCGGCCCGGTGGACGTCGTGGTGATCTCGCACGACCACTACGACCACCTGGACATGCCCACGATCCAGGCCCTGGCGGGCACGGACACGGTCTTCGCGGTACCGCTCGGCGTCGGCGCCCACCTGGAGCGCTGGGGCGTCCCCGCGGACCGGCTGCGCGAGCTCGACTGGAACGAGGCCGCGACGGTGGGCGGCCTGACCCTGACGGCGACGCCCGCGCGCCACTTCTGCGGCCGCGGTCTGCGCAACCCGCAGCACACGCTCTGGGCGTCCTGGGTCGTCGCGGGACCCGAACACCGCGTCTACCACAGCGGGGACACCGGCTATTTCTCCGGCTTCCGGGAGATCGGCGCCGAGCACGGCCCGTTCGACGTCACGATGATCCAGATCGGGGCGTACAGCGAGTTCTGGCCCGACATCCACATGACGCCCGAGGAGGGCGTCCGCGCCCACCTCGACCTCCAGAGCGGGGACCGTCAGGGCGGGCGGCCCGACGGTGTGCTGCTGCCGATCCACTGGGGCACGTTCAACCTCGCGCCGCACCCGTGGTCCGCACCGGGCGAGGGCACGGTCGCGGCGGCGGGCCGCGCGGGGGCGAAGATCGCGTTGCCCGTCCCCGGCGAACCGTTCGAGCCCGCTTCGGACGCCGTTCCCGCCGAGCCGTGGTGGCGCGGCATCGCGATCGAGCCCGAGGGCGGCTGGTCCCTTCCGGACGTCACCGCCGCGGCCGCCGAGCTCTCCGCACCCGCCGGACGCGCGGAGGGCACCGGTGAGCCCGAGGCGGCGCGCATCGGCTGA